The DNA window ATATTTTAACTCATCATTAAACAAATCTGACTTGTGTCTTGAAGAGAACATTTGAGtaaaaaacattaattacattttttaataaacaccTGGTTGCCACACACTATATTGTGTTTCAAATTGATATGCAACAGCTGGTAATACCCTAAGCTATACATTACATTAAAAACTCAGATCTGATCAATGACTTTTAATACTCTGATAATAAACAAACTCTGCAAATGATAACACGCAAATGAGAGTTTGACAATAATCAGCTTAGGAAACGTCATTCTTCTAATAGACAGCGGAGAGAAGTGGGGAGATAAAGGCCAAGGTTTCATCCACAGTGGTCAGTGGATAAGGTACCACTCCACTTTATCATGTCCACTCGTGATGGATACTTGCTATGTTTCCCTCATTCCATATATGCATCCGATAATTTTATCTAAACTAAGTATAGCAAGTCACAGTAGACTTACAAATATTACAGCCATGCATCAGTGATCACAGAGCTCAACGCATGCTGCACAGCATCATGTCGGCATCTCtgcaaaaaaatgaacataGAAACATTTGTGTCAGTTAAAGATATAATGACAAATTGTCAATTTCGAGCTATTCATAAAGAGACCTAAGCAAACTATACAATCTTTAAACATATAAACCTTGAAACGTTTTTCTTCAATCTTTTAAACTTACAGGCGGGGTATTGTCACGTGACAAAAACTTCCGGTTTTAGTAAAATCGGAATATGGTGGGATAAAATTCCGGAATAAAGAGGAACAAACATGGCGGCTTCCAGTGGTCAAGAAAATGCTGTGGTAATATTTTAATGCAACTTGCTTTTAAAAGTCGTGACGTCTTTGCTTATATGCTGCAAATTAGAATTTGTATAATTTCCTGTACATGATTTATGATTGTTTCCTTTATTTGCGATTCAAAATCTATTTATCATCAATCTTTGATCTCAAATGGGTCATTATTTAGAATGTGCTGATAATATGTCTACAGTGCTAACAGTTAAATTACAATGAGCAACGAAATGTTATACCCTAGCTTTGTCATCCTTTAATTTTCTTAAGAATAAAGGAAGCAAGTTTCACATTATGTGACACTCATCaaatttatttactatttaATGAAAGATCCAACCAGCCAACAACCATTTCTATGAAGGATTCCTTGTAAAGAAAGAATTACAGAAAATAATATGAATGTATAGCTGTTTATTGTCTCATTCAGCCAAATGCACTCATGCAGAGCATCTGGTTGAATGAGGCAAAGCTTTTTACAGTTAGCATATTCTTTTTCAGTCAATGTCAATTTGTCATGTACTGTATAACTTGACTTGATAAGTACAAAATGTAATACTAATGTAATACTGATAATGATGGTTTTTGCCAAGTTtgatgtctttaaaaaaattgtatttgactGGCCAGAAGTACAGCGGaatatttgtttttggtttCTATTCAGATGGAGTTTGCAGTCAACATGACATGTGAGGGGTGTGTTAAATCAGTAAAGAATTCACTTCAAGGAGTAGAAGGTATATTCACTGTCACCTTATGATTATTAAGTGGTGGCGCAGCATCCATGCAGCTAAGTTATTTAAAACATAGGTactatatatcaatattttaagagTGGATGTACGTGTAATTAATTTGCGACTGCATcgatattcattaaataaatgtactttcACTTGCTGCTCTCATCACCAATGCATAGAAAATTCAAGATCAGACAAATCTGTGACATCTGCAGTCTATGGATTGTTTACTTTTGTTTACAGATATTAGataggtgggtttttttttctaaaatgaacAATAAGTGGAATCATTgataaacttttatacagtgaggGAGACAGTGTAATAAAAAATGCATCCAGAAGGAATGTAAACCGTACCACACACAAACTGGACACATGCttcattttctgattttttacaTGACGGCACTTTACTGCATGCAAATAAATTGTTTAGTTTTTTTCCAcagtgaatacatgtatatacaacttTATTATTGCTATTAgaattttcattctttttcatttttgaatacAGGTGTGAAATCAGTCCATGTAGACTTGAAAAAAGACCAGGTAGTTGTAGAGAGCAGCCTGACCTCTTCACAAGTACAGTCTCTGATTGAGAAGACAGGAAAGAGTGCAGTTCTCCAGGGTTATGGGGGATTCAATGGTAACAAGTCTCACTTACTTGAAAGTAGTAACAGGGTTGTTTTAAGACCCAGGGGCAAGGAATTCCCCCACCTAAAATGACGTAATTACACAGCtgttattgcatttcaaacacaatctagctataagctagacccccagacccctttctactttttcatttcttccttctacttcaatttttagagacaaccctgcagTAATGAGGAATTACAGCCTATTAACTCATTCAACATACATGACATATTAAAATCTTTCTCTTCAGAAACTCCATTAGAGTCTGGTGTTGTACAATTAAATGCTGGTGACAGCAACATCCAAGGTGTCATTCGTCTAGTCCAATCAAATCCCTCCAAATGTATTATTGATGGCACCATTGATGGACTTCCAGAGGGAAAACACAAACTTTTCATCCATGAGTTAGGCGACATTTCTCAAGGATGTGACAGGTGTGTATATTGCAATGTGTTCATGGTGttgtaaatgaataaaaaaaagtgaaaagttTTCATCAGTAATTACAGTCTTAAGATTCGTTGATTGTTTTGAATACTTTAAGATTGCCAAAAAGACTTATTTTAAGGGGGTCTGCCCTGTCAGATGGTaaaatattagaatttaaatgaaatcttttCTCAACATTAATTACCGTATTTCTCAAAATAATACTGAATTACTTCCCTTTAAACAgagaatataaatgtatatgttaaaaacatgataatGTTAATAATTTCAGCTGTGGTGACATACTTGGGAGACTAAGTCCCCAGACAGAGAAGGTAAATTCTGAAATATAAACCAAAGCCTTCGAAATTCATTCAAGATAAGATGATGTTCTTAATTTGATGTCTAATATTTCTTACTCAGCCATTGGGTGAACTAGGAGAAGTTGAAGTGTCTACCAATGGGCGAGCTGATTTCAGACTGACCAATGAGAGGTTAAAAGTGTGGGAGATGATAGGACGATCCATCGTTGTACATCGAGGCTCCCCAAATATTCAGCAAAAGTAAGAGATATCAGAAAATTCATAAGTccaggggtgtgcaattaccATCGCCCGACGCCCGGGGCTACCGATTTTAGAGGTCGGGCTATCAAAAACATTAACTGTGGTAGCCCGTCGGGCTAGTAAATCATAACCAGAGTTGGCAAAATATGCCGGTAAATTTGCAGTGTCCTAGTAGGAAAAGTGTATcgtcattgttatcacagaggCATGTTATCTGCTCCTTTTAAGTCATGATAGCCTAAAAATTtcttaagcatttttttctcGTGCTACATTCTTCTGAGAAAAACACTCTGCTGTAAGTTTCacactttgaagttttaccgacAGTGTTGACCTCACCAGTGGCTAGACGAGATAGTCACGCCTCACTGCACATGGCTTCCGTAGTTACCTGTGCAGCTGTTTCAAGTGACATCACTGTAAAATGATTcctttttctttaatatgtattcattggcttttttaatttttttttttttttagagagagagagagagagagagagatgcattacagagatattataaatttctgcactaactattctcatgaacacattttaaagtgacctgcttggtgaattaaaaaaaaaatcatattttgcatatt is part of the Crassostrea angulata isolate pt1a10 chromosome 3, ASM2561291v2, whole genome shotgun sequence genome and encodes:
- the LOC128177171 gene encoding copper chaperone for superoxide dismutase-like produces the protein MAASSGQENAVMEFAVNMTCEGCVKSVKNSLQGVEGVKSVHVDLKKDQVVVESSLTSSQVQSLIEKTGKSAVLQGYGGFNETPLESGVVQLNAGDSNIQGVIRLVQSNPSKCIIDGTIDGLPEGKHKLFIHELGDISQGCDSCGDILGRLSPQTEKPLGELGEVEVSTNGRADFRLTNERLKVWEMIGRSIVVHRGSPNIQQKLSCGIIARSAGLFQNSEKKICSCDGVTIWNERNVPLAGSGRKSKI